CCTTCAAGGGCCGAGGGGATGTATTTGATAAAAAAATCGTATTTTTTATTGTCATGGGTAAGGTTCATTTTTATACTGTCAATATCTCCCTTTTCAAAGGAATTGTCAATGAATGGTATGAGACTCTTGTCACTTATGATGGGGAATGTTTTCTCATAAATTTCCTGGTTAAGTACATCATTTGCGTTGTAATGGAAGAATTTCAGGTATGAATCATTTGCCTGAACGATTTTTCTCTCCTGATTCAGGAGAACGATTAGATCCGGAGAACAATTGAGTAATGAACTGACAGGTATCCGGTGAGAGAGTGTGTAGACTTTTGCATTACCAATGACCCGCAGATCAACTTTGCCCAATGCCAGTAGAATCTGTAGATATTTTGCGATAGAATTTCGGTGCGTGCTTGTGACGTGAGATATTTCTGTTATTGTCATTCCCCTCGATTTGAACTTCAGCACGTTCTGTATTCTATCGAGCATTTCCTGCTCGCCAGGCATAGGTGATGGATGGATAATCAAATATTTTAATGTATGTTTCAATCAGTAGTAATATTCTTTGATAATTTTTCAGTTTTTTATAATTTGCAGCTCTATTCTGTAGTATATTTTTAATACACTCCGTATATGTGATCTAGTGTGAGTTTCTTTAATATCCTCCGTCCCTGTGATATGATATAAATAGTTTGTTAATTTCGGTTTTTTTGTAAGACTGGACATATAAGAGGTTTATAATAATCCGGATGATGCATATTTTCAGTTAATTTCATCAGCTTTATTGGTCTCATACGCATTCATCCGGGCAGACCAGAAATATTGCATATTTGCCTATTTTATAATTTAAACGGGTAATAGCGAAATATTCGTTCGGTGACCGATTCAATGAAGGTTCTCTCAGCGTATCCGGATGAATGTTTGTACAGTTCTTTGGACAGATGTGAAATAATACGTTGCAGGGCCATGCAGGATAATTGGTTAATGGGAGAGATCAATTCAATTCATAGGTAAGGATTTATTTGAACTACCGCGATGACTCATATGCCGTATTGTCTCTTATCTTTATATCCATTCACTGTGAGATTATACCACCATTATCAGGTATGACTGATAACTGAGAAAACAGGATGTTGAAACATAAACATGAAACTTGGTGTGCTTTTTTCCGGTGGTAAAGACTCCGTATATGCCACATACCGGGCGATGCAGAAAGAGGAAGTCTCCTGCCTCATATCAATTGTATCTGAAAATTGTGAGAGTTACATGTTCCATACTCCGAATATTCACCTGACATCACTCCAGGCGGAGGCGATGGATATTCCTATTCTGGAGTATACCACACAGGGGATTGAAGAAGCGGAACTCGTTGACCTGAAACATGCGATATCGTGTGCCGTGGAGCAGTACGGCATTGAAGGTATTGTAACAGGGGCGGTGCTCTCGGTATACCAGGCAACCCGGATTCAGAAGATCTGTGATTCCCTTGATCTCTGGTGCTATAATCCTCTCTGGCACATCGACCAGGACCAGTATATGCAATGCCTGATCGATGAAGGGTTTGAAGTCCTTGTTTCCGGTGTTTTTTCAGCGCCTTTTGATGAAACCTGGCTGGGAAGGCGTATTGACGATGAAGCTCTCCGACTGTTGCGAATATATGCAGCAAAGTATGGTATCACACTCACCGGAGAAGGCGGAGAACTTGAAACTCTTGTGACGGATGCTCCGTTTTTTGTGAAAAAAATTGTTGTGCTTGAATCGGAATCCGTATATGCCAATTACAATGGCCGGTATATTGTTCTGCGTGCGGAGGTGGTAGAGAAATGATCGTTCTTCTTGATCTCTGTTATCGCCCCGGTTCCCTTGGTGAGGATGAATTTGTCCGCCCGATTGCAGATATTGTCAGGAACGGCAGATACCCGTATAAGATCTGCCATTTTACAGAATGGGACTCAGCCGCTGAGGATGATGTTGATGCAGTGATTCTCTGCGGGACACCCCTGAAAGACAACCTGTTTGCAGAAATGCCGGAATATTTTGCCTGGATCCCTGGATTTACCAAGCCTGTTCTTGGAATCTGTGCAGGTATGCAGGCATTGGTTCTTGCATATGGCGGTAGCATTATCGAAAAGTCTGAAATTGGCATGACTACCGTTCGAACTCTTGTATCCGGTGATCCGATATTTTGTGAGAATGAGTGGGCGGCATATGAATTACACCGGTTTTGTGGAGTTTTAGGCCGTGAATTTATGGTTCTTGCAGAATCAGATGCCTGTGTCCAGGCAGTGCGTCACCGGACAGACAGGGTATATGGGGTTATCTTTCATCCTGAAGTACGTAATCCATGGGTGGTTGAACGGTTCCTGAATCTCTTCGT
Above is a window of Methanogenium organophilum DNA encoding:
- a CDS encoding diphthine--ammonia ligase, coding for MKLGVLFSGGKDSVYATYRAMQKEEVSCLISIVSENCESYMFHTPNIHLTSLQAEAMDIPILEYTTQGIEEAELVDLKHAISCAVEQYGIEGIVTGAVLSVYQATRIQKICDSLDLWCYNPLWHIDQDQYMQCLIDEGFEVLVSGVFSAPFDETWLGRRIDDEALRLLRIYAAKYGITLTGEGGELETLVTDAPFFVKKIVVLESESVYANYNGRYIVLRAEVVEK
- a CDS encoding type 1 glutamine amidotransferase; this translates as MIVLLDLCYRPGSLGEDEFVRPIADIVRNGRYPYKICHFTEWDSAAEDDVDAVILCGTPLKDNLFAEMPEYFAWIPGFTKPVLGICAGMQALVLAYGGSIIEKSEIGMTTVRTLVSGDPIFCENEWAAYELHRFCGVLGREFMVLAESDACVQAVRHRTDRVYGVIFHPEVRNPWVVERFLNLFVSDGRTC